A single window of Plasmodium reichenowi strain SY57 chromosome 12, whole genome shotgun sequence DNA harbors:
- a CDS encoding DNA polymerase epsilon subunit b, putative, translated as MQTFLKENIINNITKSHDIKNINLYLNNIEENIIKIKNEGQSIIDDVFLAFNGSISHLSLYSYLYDHNINVGLECLNFIYEHSYIEEEKVIEGDAKDEEKIVDITKFDSDIMYYIVKKFKETYEENYNLTVKDLENIILEYKEKIYEESIKLYKEKYNDGIKIYNTFLDISHFYYDGKKMKFLKKQKNDSIQNYNEYINAHTDVEFYELKYHLLSKKIKGHPSVLFWSDAINEIHIKDKTIITSVDSIKLTNTGHQHIIGILGLNRDGELVIQGIRNEVKLFINQSCIINNGIYCIGHIILLQGRMKLLNKTFYVTEIMHPPRNYDDEKNEEDIFYDFENENEKKEICEYEIIVRNNDKKQNWIIMHDIYLDNPSTFEILEKMFSLYVNTYPDNELPIGFILMGDFISLKFDYNKNFNDLYIKGFEKLSVLLISKFKLILQNCYLIFIPGKNDPCACKNSIPKMPILPYYIKKFEQNIQSFFSCKKKIIFATNPCRIRHFNKKMIFFRQDILNDLIWSSSINATDDNKNNLQDILISTIVGQSHIYPIPHDNRILKRYSSFLFLYPLPNFICISDNTCNSFISYASDNTSDSIISNSDLSFTKKKTFTVYNVLQHDAKRYVVPI; from the exons ATGCAAACATTTTtgaaagaaaatataatcaaCAATATAACGAAAAGCcatgatataaaaaacataaatttatatttaaataacaTTGAAgagaatattataaaaataaagaatgaAGGACAAAGTATTATAGATGATGTATTTTTGGCCTTTAATGGGTCCATAAGTCATCTTTCTTTATActcttatttatatgatcataatattaatgtaGGATTAGAAtgtttaaattttatttatgaaCATAGTTATATTGAAGAAGAGAAAGTTATTGAAGGTGATGCTaaagatgaagaaaaaatagTAGATATAACTAAATTTGATTCAGatattatgtattatatagTTAAGAAATTCAAGGAAAcatatgaagaaaattataatttaacaGTTAAAGatttagaaaatattattcttgaatataaagaaaaaatatatgaagagtctattaaattatataaagaaaaatataatgatggtattaaaatatataataccTTTTTAGATATCtctcatttttattatgatggcaaaaaaatgaaatttttaaaaaaacagAAAAACGATTCAAttcaaaattataatgaatatattaatgcACATACAGATGTAGAATTTTACGAATTAaaatatcatttattaagtaaaaaaattaaaggTCATCCTTCTGTTTTATTCTGGTCAGATGCTATCAATgaaatacatataaaagataaaacTATTATTACATCTGTAGATTCAATCAAACTAACTAATACAGGGCATCAACACATTATTGGTATATTAGGACTAAATAGAGATGGAGAATTGGTTATTCAAGGTATTAGAAATGAAGtcaaattatttattaatcaatcttgtattattaataatggaatttattgtattggtcatattatattattacaagGACGCATGAAATTgttaaataaaacattCTATGTTACTGAGATTATGCATCCACCCAG AAATTATGACGACGAAAAAAACGAAGAAGATATTTTCTACGACTTTGAAAATGAaaacgaaaaaaaagaaatatgtgaatatgaaataattgtacgaaataatgataaaaaacaaaattgGATTATTATGcatgatatatatttagataATCCAAGTACTTTTGAAATATTAGAAAAGATGTTTTCGTTATATGTAAATACATATCCAGATAATGAACTACCAATTGGTTTTATATTAATGGGTGATTTTATAAGTTTAAAAtttgattataataaaaattttaatgatttatatattaaaggATTTGAGAAATTATCAgttttattaatttctaaatttaaattaatattacaaaattgttatttaatatttatccCAGGGAAAAACGATCCATGTGCATGTAAAAATAGTATACCTAAAATGCCTATCCTtccatattatataaaaaaatttgaacaaaatattcaatcctttttttcatgtaaaaagaaaattatatttgCAACAAATCCATGTAGAATTCgtcattttaataaaaaaatgattttcTTTAGACAAgatattttaaatgattTAATATGGAGCTCTTCTATTAATGCAActgatgataataaaaataatctacaagatatattaatttcaACTATAGTTGGACAAAGTCATATATATCCAATTCCACATGATAATAGAATATTAAAACGTTATTCTTCTTTTCTCTTTTTATATCCTTTACcaaattttatatgtatcaGTGATAATACATGTAACAGTTTTATTTCATATGCTTCAGATAATACTAGCGATTCCATTATATCCAATTCAGATCTATCTTTtacgaaaaaaaaaacatttacCGTCTATAATGTATTACAACATGACGCCAAGAGATATGTAGTTcctatataa
- a CDS encoding hypothetical protein (conserved Plasmodium protein, unknown function): MITSINVIHELLTTIYCYIFSRKRKDIYKYDVLLYLQDYYYFDVIKRVSDDIKELDDNSIIIDINSNEYEVITNGDKGSSFFNHTFENFCIHRGYDIIKDKRYSNEYEKRIDFLHELLCDLLCLLLNENNEKKGKGNEKDEKKNNINKNMNYNKERVINKMYHNNNHLFKKSWENIQDILKEINILNENKYVEDINEENIKDILYIQKEKLIKNEDIIIKKNVDINKITLLNNLIEKYNNEYKYRFYYIFLNNYLTIQTMFTSNIIYLYSPEIQNIIHKIIKMKINLYQPLTIYDVLSFQYDQIMFHKSSYMNLISPVKKIKILNNIVERGGDPDEFSKKVIIKDVINANISLKAKFNKARTQNDNNWGNNKYKVRNYYDNNRR; encoded by the coding sequence ATGATTACTTCCATTAATGTTATCCACGAATTACTAACGACAATTTATTGCTACATTTTTTCAAGAAAGAGAAAGgacatatataaatatgatgtattgttatatttacaagactattattattttgatgtaataaaaagagtgagtgatgatataaaagaaCTGGATGATAATTCTATAATTATTGATATAAATAGTAATGAATATGAAGTTATAACAAATGGAGATAAGGGTTcctctttttttaatcatACTTTTGAAAATTTTTGTATACATAGAGgatatgatataataaaggaTAAAAGATATTCAAATGAATATGAGAAACGAATTGATTTTCTTCATGAACTTCTTTGtgatttattatgtttattattaaatgaaaataatgaaaaaaaaggaaaaggaaacgaaaaagatgaaaagaagaacaacatcaacaaaaatatgaattataataaagaaagagtaattaacaaaatgtatcataacaataatcatttatttaaaaaatctTGGGAAAATATTCAAGacattttaaaagaaataaatatattaaatgaaaataaatatgtagaagatattaatgaagaaaatataaaagatatattatatattcaaaaagagaaattaataaagaatgaagatataataattaaaaaaaatgtagatataaataaaataacattattaaataatttaattgaaaaatataataatgaatataaatacagattttattatattttcttaaataATTATCTAACTATTCAAACAATGTTTACATcgaatataatatatttgtattcacctgaaatacaaaatattatacacaaaattataaaaatgaaaataaatttatatcaaCCATTAACCATATATGATGTCTTATCTTTTCAATATGATCAAATTATGTTTCATAAAAGTTCTTATATGAATTTAATATCTCctgtaaaaaaaattaaaatattaaataatattgtaGAAAGAGGAGGAGATCCAGATGAATTCTCCAAAAAGGTCATAATCAAAGATGTTATTAATGcaaatatttctttaaaagCGAAATTTAATAAAGCTAGAACacaaaatgataataattggggaaataataaatataaagttAGAAATTATTACGACAACAATAGAAGGTGA
- a CDS encoding aspartyl protease, putative: protein MLFLLHIYIPQNSVAYVSNIFPMTYIYPSFTFVSFLLFSYLFSHFTYILKYEQKIINRILSSNSLHVVHNFPFVQNDIERNIIKDDKNNENTDNRNKQYMSDEEKKEKKEKMEKNEKIEKNEKNENGDHPQLLQHNYDTLNIRHNNNHMLDFLSSVQKKESRKFYSINLKEKNFRWSMILSIGSKKKDLELGILTNSNITGLYCSYNYKDNDELKNLKYDITVSEDLKYVECKSIMCDNVEHSSPCLPLENYFKLINDYKIRKRSCQNKFCDYVNNMNFLNMIDRLNDRNLSICSFNTTINNEQIIGFYFKDSFFLYKKIKTSFLYFACITESDPLHFNNKLSGFIGLANYINDKEKYHNQNKKIYSTILYSFIYKSISKKNIFSLCFKQGGGFITFGGYDQNVLTKKEAPLSKIQLYSIDKNTNKKYVQQLNSFDVYDLLWIHYYAKNKSYYSLFLKNVTATIDQNKMNSVINAEAKVDSYNYFLSFPADITIKLKNFVHDKCPDTDQFNDCSNLIEKGLIKLKNKNIKDFPKIELLFEEGTVIIHPEDYIIHESDGVYRVLINSSGELKLGIPFFLNKYLIFDNENERLGVSKSECALELNDNELFGVDLSSNDDPYEEKDDDSMKENFFQKYKTHIILISSGIFVSSIIGSILYFS from the exons ATGTTATTCCTtttgcatatatatataccacAAAATTCGGTTGCTTATGTGTCTAATATATTTCCTATGACATATATTTACCCATCCTTTACATTTGTATCAttccttttattttcttatttgtTTTCGCATTTTACCTACATCTTAAAGTACgaacaaaaaattattaatagaATATTATCATCGAATTCATTACATGTTGTACATAATTTTCCCTTTGTGCAAAATGATATAGAAAGGAATATTATAAAGGATgacaaaaataatgaaaatacaGACAATAGGAATAAACAATACATGAGTGATGAAgagaaaaaggaaaaaaaggaaaaaatggaaaaaaatgaaaaaattgaaaaaaatgaaaaaaatgaaaatggAGATCATCCGCAGCTATTACAACATAATTATGATACTTTAAATATCCGACACAATAACAATCATATGCTAGATTTCCTTTCTAGTgttcaaaaaaaagaaagtaGAAAATTTTATTCCATAAACCTGAAAGAGAAAAACTTTAGATGGAGTATGATATTGAGTATAGgttccaaaaaaaaagatttaGAATTAGGTATCCTTACGAATAGTAATATTACGGGTTTATATTGttcttataattataaagataatGATGAACTAAAAAACCttaaatatgatattaCTGTTTCAGAAGATTTAAAGTATGTAGAATGTAAGAGTATAATGTGTGACAATGTAGAACATAGTAGTCCTTGTTTACCTTtagaaaattattttaaattaataaatgattataaaataagaaagaGAAGTTGtcaaaataaattttgtGATTATGTAAACAATATGAATTTTCTAAATATGATAGATAGATTAAATGATAGAAATTTATCTATTTGTTCTTTTAATACTACAATTAATAATGAACAAATAATAggtttttattttaaagattccttttttttatataagaaaattaaaacttcttttttatattttgcATGTATAACAGAAAGTGACCCtttacattttaataataaactTTCTGGATTTATAGGATTAgcaaattatattaatgataaagaaaaatatcataatcagaataaaaagatatattctacaattttatattcatttatatataaatctatttcgaaaaaaaatattttttctttatgtTTTAAACAAGGAGGAGGATTTATTACTTTTGGTGGGTATGATCAAAATGTCTTAACAAAAAAGGAAGCACCTTTATCAAAAATACAATTATATTCTatagataaaaatacaaataagaaatatgtACAACAATTAAATTCTTTTGATGTATATGATCTTTTGTGGATACATTATTATGCAAAGAATAAATCTTATTATAGTCTTTTCCTCAAAAATGTTACAGCAACAATCgatcaaaataaaatgaatagTGTAATTAATGCCGAGGCAAAAGTCGATTCCT ataattattttttatccTTTCCAGCTGATATTacaataaaattaaaaaattttgttcATGACAAATGTCCTGACACAGATCAATTTAATGACTGCTCAAATTTAATTGAAAAGGGACTCATCAAATTGAAGAACAAAAACATAAAGGATTTTCCAAAAATAGAATTGTTATTTga AGAAGGAACAGTAATAATACATCCAGAagattatataatacatgaaag tGATGGTGTATACAGAGTGTTAATAAATTCATCAGGGGAATTAAAATTAGGCATTCcattctttttaaataaatatttaatatttgataatgaaaatgagAGACTAG gGGTTAGTAAATCAGAATGTGCTCTTGAACTAAACGACAATGAATTATTTGGAGTTGACCTTTCATCAAATGATGATCCTTACGAAGAAAAAGATGAC GATTCAATGAAGGAGAATTTTTTTCAGAAATACAAAACACacattattttgatttCTAGTGGGATATTTGTCTCTTCTATTATTGGAAGTATCTTATATTTTAGTTGA
- a CDS encoding hypothetical protein (conserved Plasmodium protein, unknown function), with translation MKNVLRKYTCLFIFIFINIVLTTYSKVIKRGNNNITSNYLFPNNYDNNSRIYKKRNSNQFYFLENEKNKLKELWNKLTTRYSIKFHTNNETGNEETGKNNKISFKNVFNKISIQDNMEMINNVIIKNSTVINAEILNELMKQNKLLTIRYKDINTIINIINNYYASNNYLFSKVLTHEVVKKGKDKTLVIYVKECIVHKIMVKIHSCDKEKKQGDSNWNKIRKGFQENDNVETNLQMDHKDVKLFQHNDKSSQHNDKSSQHNDKSSQHNEKLFQHNEKLFQHNDKSSEQKEVSPNPNITNFNKDIKINDKESENISNEEPKENVLLNRESVLYKDVLNYNLKEKSVSNRKLRRFFENKMNIKENGIFVWNENIYNLLVDSNLFKYVQMKLYNDKTCNKNILEINIIENKRMILIPSLSKGFNDFLEFCLNLSFSYLHSLTYSDKFRMKYFQNLNYKNNKHNYDFIFINDLIELEKLKKNYPSFQIIGMNINKEYKKEVHTSSLNNLMNIISIKNDDNDDETLNVSSPNLNQSNSLFPNTPKYSLQVKDLYNYLYKKTLFFFFIKRMNNVILEIKTKFKRKDFQNFFYFLKEQRYYSSDVGSTQVCANKSDDHNNVNNNNNNINNSNGNVSNISKWKNRLLYKCMNLFRNDKKSVLSNKLYNLYGSKIKLSTSINLCNPNLFQTSNFLKKYFNVKNKFDLIFYFNMQKNNFPYEKENSSNTIENNDNNEDNLNSKNENKNNNNNKNKNKNENLHKDFLYFFKHVNEKSSHLKWNNINNIYLNYTLHFNKNYEINMYDLFCTFQNMIKKKILKIKNYCKKGKDRKKGNETKVINELNLSNNDNANSVYIPLYFFKLSINDMSLLLNIMFSFKKNLWTLNNILFDVKDNENKNGKNILSHLKNILKCNIKNEQDNSKKFKEKIENIKVTASNENFTNNTCTTYTLNNINMNDAYKEYFNKMNLSLNYKLIFPVIFNNYFLNLLHMKLYLFFNCNIFDKLQESHKYWNENNKTERNHKHMDTINILKGYYIKSKKKKKKKEHQDNSSYGLGILLFNMNIYLNFKLHGNNSLPSLVLKSKEDNSKFNYLL, from the coding sequence atgaaaaatgttttaagaaaatatacatgcttatttatatttatatttataaatattgtttTAACTACATATAGTAAAGTTATAAAAAGaggaaataataatattacgAGCAACTATTTGTTTCctaataattatgataataattcaCGTATATACAAGAAAAGAAATAGTAATCAATTTTATTTCCttgaaaatgaaaaaaataaattaaaagaattatgGAATAAGCTAACAACAAGATATTCAATTAAGTTCCATACAAATAATGAAACAGGAAATGAAGAAACAGgaaagaataataaaatatcttttaaaaatgtttttaataaaatcaGTATACAAGATAATATGGAAATGATTAACaatgttataataaaaaacagCACTGTAATAAATGcagaaatattaaatgaacTTATGAAACAAAATAAGTTACTTACCATAAGatataaagatattaataccataataaatattattaacaatTATTATGCCAGTAACAATTATCTCTTTTCTAAAGTATTAACGCATGAAGTTGTAAAGAAGGGGAAAGATAAAACTTTAgtaatatatgtaaagGAATGTATTGTTCATAAAATTATGGTTAAGATACACTCCTGtgataaagaaaagaaaCAGGGTGATTCAAATTggaataaaataagaaaggGGTTTCAGGAAAATGATAATGTGGAAACAAATTTGCAAATGGATCATAAGGATGTAAAATTATTTCAACATAATGACAAATCATCTCAACATAATGACAAATCATCTCAACATAATGACAAATCATCTCAacataatgaaaaattatttcaacataatgaaaaattatttcaaCATAATGACAAATCATCTGAGCAAAAGGAAGTGTCACCTAACCCCAATATAACAAATTTTAATAAGGACatcaaaataaatgataaagaaagtgaaaatatttcaaaCGAAGAACCAAAGgaaaatgtattattaaataGAGAAAgtgttttatataaagatgtgttaaattataatttgaaagaaaaaagtGTGTCGAACAGAAAACTTAGACGTTTTTTTGAGAATaagatgaatataaaagaaaatggTATATTTGTATGGAATGAGAATATTTATAACCTTTTAGTAGATtctaatttatttaaatatgtccaaatgaaattatataatgataaaacttgtaataagaatatattagaaattaatattattgaaaataaaagaatgATATTAATTCCTAGTTTATCAAAAGGTTTTAATGATTTTTTAGAATTTTGTTTaaatttatcattttccTATTTACATAGTTTAACATATTCAGATAAGTTTCgaatgaaatattttcagaatttaaattataaaaataataagcataattatgattttatatttataaatgatTTAATAGAATTGGAAAAGCTAAAAAAGAATTACCCTTCCTTTCAAATTATTGgtatgaatataaataaggaGTATAAAAAGGAGGTACATACATCttcattaaataatttaatgaatatcataagtataaaaaatgatgataatgatgatgaaacGTTAAATGTATCAAGTCCGAACTTAAATCAAAGTAATTCATTGTTCCCTAATACTCCTAAATATTCTTTACAAGTAAAGGACTTATacaattatttatataaaaaaacattattttttttctttattaaaagGATGAACAATGTTATTTTAGAAATAAAGACGAAATTTAAGAGAAAGGACTTCCAAAActttttttactttttaaaaGAGCAAAGATATTATTCAAGCGATGTAGGAAGTACACAGGTTTGTGCCAACAAAAGTGATGATCACaataatgttaataataataataataatattaacaataGTAATGGTAATGTTTCTAATATTAGTAAATGGAAAAATCGTCTTTTGTATAAATGTATGAATCTCTTTAGgaatgataaaaaaagCGTTTTATCTAATAagttatataatttatatggatcaaaaataaaattgtCGACATCTATAAATTTGTGTAATCCAAATTTATTTCAAACCagtaattttttaaaaaaatattttaatgtaaaaaataaattcgatttaatattttattttaacatgcaaaaaaataatttccCCTACGAAAAGGAAAATTCTTCAAACACAATAGAGAAcaatgataataatgaagataatttaaattctaagaatgaaaataagaataataataataataagaataagaataaaaatgaaaatttacataaagacttcctatatttttttaaacatgTAAATGAAAAAAGCTCTCATTTAAAATGgaataatattaacaaCATATACTTAAATTATACCttacattttaataaaaattatgaaataaatatgtatgatttattttgtacctttcaaaatatgataaaaaaaaaaatcctaaaaattaaaaattattgtaaaaaaggaaaagacCGAAAGAAAGGAAACGAAACAAAAGTTATAAATGAACTTAATTTATCGAATAATGATAATGCTAATTCTGTTTATATacctttatattttttcaaattatCAATAAATGACATGTctcttttattaaatataatgttttcttttaaaaaaaatttatggactcttaataatatattatttgatgttaaagataatgaaaataaaaacggaaagaatatattatccCATTTAAAGAACATATTGAAATGtaacataaaaaatgaacaagACAACtcaaaaaaatttaaagaaaaGATAGAAAACATAAAGGTTACTGCTTCAAATGAAAATTTCACAAATAATACATGTACAACATATACActgaataatataaatatgaatgatgcttataaagaatattttaataaaatgaatttatctttaaattataaattaatcTTTCCagtaatatttaataattattttttaaatctccttcatatgaaattatatcttttttttaattgtaatatatttgataaatTACAAGAATCTCATAAATACTGGAACGAAAATAACAAAACAGAACGAAATCATAAACATATGGATACTATCAATATACTTAAGggttattatataaaaagtaaaaaaaaaaaaaaaaaaaaagaacatcAAGATAATTCCTCCTATGGATTAGGTATCctattatttaatatgaatatatatttaaattttaaacTTCATGGAAACAATTCCTTGCCCTCATTGGTATTGAAGTCAAAGGAAGATAATTCAAAgtttaattatttattataa